From Prionailurus viverrinus isolate Anna chromosome B2, UM_Priviv_1.0, whole genome shotgun sequence, the proteins below share one genomic window:
- the LOC125165807 gene encoding coiled-coil alpha-helical rod protein 1 isoform X3, translating to MFRPSGSTGLIPPSHFQARPLPTLSRMAPTWVSDIPLVQPPAHQDVSERRPDQRPQMIMWEQDVSGNVQEPGRRGRSVELEGSQALSQQAELISRQLRELRRLEEEVQVLRETSLQQKMRLEAQAMELEALARAEKAGRAEAEGLRAALAGAEVVRKNLEEGSQRDLEEVKRLHQEQLSSLTQAHQEALSSLTNKAEGLEKSLNSLETRRAGEAKELAVAQKEAELLQKQLSKTQEDLEAQVTLVENLRRYVGEQVPPEVQSQTWESERQELLETVQHLQEDRDGLHTTMELLQVRVQSLMHILAMQEEELARKVQPSDSLEPEFTRKCQSLLKRWRDKVFALMVQLKAQELEHRGCVEQLKGQVAELQERVVAQSQEQAILQRSLQDKAAEVEVERMGAKALQIELNRAQEAQRRRQQHTATAEEQLKLVANSVSSFQTWLQSTVADMERATTRLPNLSSRVSYAVRRVHTIRGLMARKLALVQLRQESCPQPPLATDVSLELEQLREERNRLDTELQLSAHIIQREVGQAREQGEAERQQLSKVAQQLEQELQRTQESLASVGLQLEAARQGQQESTQEAASLRQELTQQQEIYGQALQEKVAEVETRLREQLLETERRLNEARREHGKAVVSLRQMQRKATREKERNQELRRLQDEARKEEGLRLTQRLQELERDKNLMLATLQQEGLLSCYKQQRLLAVFPSLLDKGKSVESGPRAPGSSARVPPAVAPTSRESIKGISGNGDHPSHPPMEAGEEDGSPTLPQGPPIPGDPWPGAPPLFEDPPPPGPSRPWRDLPESGVWPPEPPRTDPPQPPRPDDPWPAGPQPPENPWPPAPEVDHGSQEEPDLDPPQEEYR from the exons GTCTGTGGAGCTAGAGGGGTCACAGGCCTTGAGCCAGCAGGCTGAGCTGATCTCTCGGCAGCTGCGAGAGCTGCGGCGACTTGAGGAGGAGGTCCAGGTCCTGCGGGAGACTTCGTTGCAGCAGAAGATGAGGCTGGAGGCCCAGGCCATGGAGCTGGAGGCTCTGGCTCGGGCGGAGAAGGCTGGCCGAGCTGAGGCTGAGGGCCTGCGTGCTGCCTTGGCTGGGGCTGAGGTTGTCCGGAAGAACCTGGAAGAGGGGAGCCAGCGGGACCTGGAGGAGGTTAAGAGGCTGCACCAAGAGCAG cTCTCCTCTTTGACGCAGGCTCATCAGGAGGCTCTTTCTAGTTTGACCAACAAAGCTGAGGGCTTGGAGAAATCTCTGAATAGTCTGGAAaccaggagggcaggggaagcCAAGGAGCTGGCTGTGGCCCAGAAGGAGGCTGAGCTGCTGCAGAAGCAGCTGAG CAAGACCCAAGAAGATTTGGAAGCACAGGTGACCTTGGTTGAGAATTTAAGGAGATATGTGGGGGAGCAAGTCCCTCCTGAGGTTCAAAGCCAGACCTGGGAATCAGAGCGACAGGAGCTTCTAGAAACTGTGCAA CACTTGCAGGAGGACCGGGATGGCCTGCACACCACAATGGAGCTGCTGCAGGTGCGTGTGCAAAGCCTCATGCACATCCTTGCCATGCAGGAGGAGGAGCTGGCCAGGAAG GTTCAACCTTCAGATTCCCTGGAGCCTGAATTCACTAGGAAGTGCCAGTCCCTGCTGAAGCGCTGGCGCGACAAAGTGTTTGCCCTCATGGTACAGCTGAAGGCCCAGGAGCTGGAGCACAGAGGATGCGTGGAGCAGCTGAAGGGACAG GTGGCAGAGCTCCAGGAAAGAGTTGTGGCCCAGAGCCAGGAGCAGGCCATCCTGCAGCGCTCCCTGCAGGACAAGGCCGCAGAGGTGGAGGTGGAGCGGATGGGCGCCAAG GCCCTGCAGATAGAGCTGAACCGAGCCCAGGAGGCCCAGCGCCGGAGGCAGCAGCACACGGCCACAGCTGAGGAGCAGCTGAAGCTTGTGGCCAATTCTGTCAGCAG CTTCCAGACCTGGCTCCAGAGCACCGTGGCTGACATGGAACGGGCCACCACACGGCTTCCCAACCTCAGCAGCCGAGTCAGCTATGCCGTCCGCAGAGTCCACACCATTCGGG GCCTGATGGCTCGAAAACTGGCCCTTGTTCAGCTGCGCCAGGAGAG ctgcccccaacccccactggcCACAGATGTGAGCCTTGAGTTGGAGCAGCTGCGGGAAGAACGGAACCGCCTGGACACAGAACTGCAGCTGAGTGCCCATATCATCCAGCGGGAGGTGGGCCAGGCCCGGGAGCAAG GGGAGGCGGAGCGGCAGCAGCTGAGCAAGGTCGCCCAGCAGCTGGAGCAGGAGCTGCAGCGGACCCAGGAGTCCCTGGCTAGTGTGGGGCTGCAGCTGGAAGCAGCTCGCCAGGGCCAGCAGGAGAGCACACAGGAGGCTGCCAGTCTCCGACAGGAACTGACCCAGCAGCAGGAGATCTATGGGCAAG ctctgCAAGAGAAGGTGGCTGAAGTGGAAACTAGGCTTCGGGAGCAGCTCTTAGAAACAGAGAGGAGATTGAATGAGGCTCGGAGGGAGCATGGCAAGGCAG TGGTCTCCCTGCGCCAGATGCAGCGCAAAGCCACCCGGGAAAAGGAACGGAACCAGGAGCTCAGGCGCCTGCAAGATGAGGCCCGGAAGGAGGAGGGGTTGCGGCTGACCCAACGCCTGCAGGAGCTAGAAAGGGACAAGAACCTTATGCTG GCCACCTTGCAGCAGGAGGGTCTCCTCTCCTGTTACAAGCAGCAGCGACTGTTGGCAGTTTTTCCTTCCCTGCTGGATAAGGGGAAATCTGTGGAGTccggccccagggccccagggtcTTCAGCACGTGTGCCTCCAGCAGTAGCACCCACCAGCAGAGAGTCCATAAAAG GCATCTCAGGCAACGGAGACCACCCCTCTCACCCACCCATGGAGGCTGGAGAAGAGGATGGGTCCCCAACATTGCCTCAGGGCCCCCCAATCCCTGGTGACCCTTGGCCAGGGGCACCCCCTCTCTTTGAGGACCCTCCACCTCCTGGCCCCAGTCGTCCCTGGAGAGACCTGCCTGAATCTGGAGTCTGGCCTCCTGAGCCCCCAAGAACCGATCCCCCTCAACCTCCCCGGCCTGATGATCCCTGGCCAGCAGGACCCCAGCCTCCAGAAAACCCCTGGCCACCTGCTCCTGAAGTGGACCATGGATCTCAAGAGGAGCCAGATCTTGACCCACCCCAGGAAGAATACAGATAG
- the LOC125165807 gene encoding psoriasis susceptibility 1 candidate gene 2 protein homolog isoform X5 encodes MMFNWKLLGILVLYLYAVGISGNGDHPSHPPMEAGEEDGSPTLPQGPPIPGDPWPGAPPLFEDPPPPGPSRPWRDLPESGVWPPEPPRTDPPQPPRPDDPWPAGPQPPENPWPPAPEVDHGSQEEPDLDPPQEEYR; translated from the exons ATGATGTTCAACTGGAAGCTACTGGGGATCCTGGTCCTTTACCTGTATGCCGTAG GCATCTCAGGCAACGGAGACCACCCCTCTCACCCACCCATGGAGGCTGGAGAAGAGGATGGGTCCCCAACATTGCCTCAGGGCCCCCCAATCCCTGGTGACCCTTGGCCAGGGGCACCCCCTCTCTTTGAGGACCCTCCACCTCCTGGCCCCAGTCGTCCCTGGAGAGACCTGCCTGAATCTGGAGTCTGGCCTCCTGAGCCCCCAAGAACCGATCCCCCTCAACCTCCCCGGCCTGATGATCCCTGGCCAGCAGGACCCCAGCCTCCAGAAAACCCCTGGCCACCTGCTCCTGAAGTGGACCATGGATCTCAAGAGGAGCCAGATCTTGACCCACCCCAGGAAGAATACAGATAG